Below is a genomic region from Cloeon dipterum chromosome 2, ieCloDipt1.1, whole genome shotgun sequence.
ACTCGGCATTCGATCTCGACAGGTTCAGTGATTGGCACAACAAACGTCTCTTGCACTACCTAAATCATGAATTAATAactattaaaacaaaaaaatgttgtttatcTTGGATGATCATATGCGGTTCAACGCAACAAAGTGATGTGTTGAATTCACTGGTAAAAACAGTGCACACCGAATACGTTCAAactgtttatattaaaatccTCTTTTAAATCAACCGGATTAAGTGTCGTAATTCCTTTTCctgacaaacatttttttaaaaatttgaaccctGTTAAAAGCGAATCAAAATCCGAGCTAAAAATTACCATAATTGATGCCACAAGGGTAATAATCTTTTAAAGCTACACAATTCactaaaatcatcaaataaaaatatatgtcaCCTGGTTGTGATCTCATACAATTTATCATCTTTTTAAGTGCACGAATGCCAGAAATTCAccattaacaaaaatttagcatCCGTCCTTACAGTTTCCTTAAGAGATTTAACCAGgacgcaaaaaaatatactagTTTCCAAAACCAGAATCATGGCCCTTATGAATATCAAATTCATACCACACTAAAACGGTGCaaaagaaatggaaattcaTTTCGAAACAGAATTAACGGGCACATTTTTCAGTACCTGAGCAAGCGGTTCTTTGTCTGCGCAGAGCAGTATGTCGGACAGCATGTTGAGCGCCTTTGTTCTGATCATGGGCGCCACGTCGTCGACCCTGAAGAGCACCAGGCACAAGATGTGTATGTGCCTGATTGCCTGACTTCCTCCAGAAAACGGAAAATGGACTAGACTGTGCAAAAGAGGATCATTTTCCTCAGGCTCCTCTTCTTCATTTTCCTCCTGAGAATACATGCGAATTAATTTGTGTCTTTAGTTCCAAATAATTGAAGActgtaaataattcaaacagtttattttccaaaccaattaactgaaattaattttaataaccaaATGTTACACACCTCTTTGACCAGTTCATTTGAGTCACAGTCGTCGAACTCGGGCAGCTGAAGAATCTGATGGAACAATTCCAGCGTGATGAGTCTGTGCGTGGAGCGCTCTGAGAAGGCGAGCTGCGTGAAGGCCCAGCGGAGGACGCAGTTCCGCAGCTGCCTGGGCATCTTTGCAAGCAGGGTGGTGGTCAGGTGCGCCGCCTGCTGCCGGCTCTCGGCCCGTTCGACGCTGCGAGCCAGAAGCTGCTGCACGAACACAATCACCACGGCCCAAACGTCTTTCGCCTCTTTTGTAGCTAGCAGGTGCGCAACAAAGTTGGACACTGTTTCGAAGTGATGCCGCACCTGACTAAGGGGCGTGGAAAGAGACAGGGTGTTCGACAGCAGCTGTTCCAACACCAAGGATGTGTTTACTTGCTCGTCGCACGCTGTGAACAACGCTTTGTATGCCCtgaaagtgaaataattttgaaataaaaaatttaattcatgtttgaaaatgatatttgaGAGAGAAAATACACTCAAGGAAACCCAAAAAGTTTTAGGGTTTTAGTCGGtggggaatttaattaaattgagcaCTGTTCATTAATGGAAGTAAAATCACAAgagcgaattttattttttcgatagAGTTTTGAGAGTTCTGGGCTCCTTTAAAATGAACTTCTGAAGCCAGTTTTTGTTCAATTGTGATGATTTTTTGGAAGTTGATcagaatggattttttaattattatcttgGGATAAATAATAGTACGTAAAATGGTTCaaataattgctaaaaatgttataaatttaattaacaattatgtAGCTCAAAATAAGtgatttggaattaatttttaaaatttaatctattttttctattttcagaaaatacaagaaaattttgatcagcTTTCAATGTGTGTTGagattttaatctaattttaaataagaagcCTAGGACAAcacctaaataaataaataaaataaaaataaagactgCAACCAGAAAAAgacccaaatttaaaaataatttatctcaaGTTTCactcattttcaattaatatttgcattattaattattttgccgaATATGAAAggattttacttcaaattctgtgataaaattacagaaataattttttaactgagtGAGGTGTGAGTGTGaggcaatgaaatttaaattaaacattgtCAGAActtagaaattgaaaattacttgTATGCGAGTGACTTTTCCTCGATTGAAAAGTCTCTGATGAGCACGTTTTCTCCGCTAAGCATCTCAGTCAGTCTTTTCACCGTCACATTAATTGCAAGGTTCCGGTCGGTAAGAAACCCTGCTTGCTGCAAGCGAGTGAGATCATCGAGCAGGACGTCCACCTTCTTTGTCACGTTGTACTGCCAGCTCTGGGAACCAGCGTTCCTCTTTTTCCCGGTTTGCTTCTGATTCGACGCCATGCACAGTTTGTCCACGCAGTAATCATAGATGACCTGAAAATACAAACATAATCACTTTGTAAAATGAAggactttcaaattaaattctgcagGTCAACAGGAATAGATCTAATAGAATTAACTTACaatgttttggtaaaaaaattattaccgcTACAATTGtgcaaaagtttaaataaattattcaaataatgtttgagataaataatattaattcaagtaatgttttgtaaattaatgaataaattataataaaaaaattatttaattctgtagtaaaaaattaatattaactgCTGCTGCAAAACGAACCTGATGGAACATGTCGTAGACGACTGCCCCTGGCAGAGACAGCAGTTTGAGGTAAACACTAGCCACGATCAGGCCGACAATATCCGCTTTCAGGTTTTCCGGGTTCTTGGAGTAACTCGAGGCGAAGTAGGAGATGTAGGGCAACAGGTTGCGGTGGTGCAGCCCTCTAGACTTCATCTCGCACCAGAACTGCGCGGAGAATTCGCCCTGCCGAAAGCCAGGGCTCTCGAAGGCCCGCCGCAGCGTTTCGGACGCGTCGATTAGGTTGTTTACTCGCATCTCGAAGTCTTCATCGTCGTCGTACGGGCCGCTGTCGATCTCGAACAGCTCCTTCACCCAGGCTGCGTCGACGAAGCGCTCGTCGATCGGCAGGATCCACTTGGCGAATTTCGACGCCAGTTCCATTGCTGCCTTTGTTTCTAAATCTGTAATAATTTGGTGAAAGAAGTAGGcataaaatcttaattttatcCAACTTACGTGTTATGTACAAGCGTGTcgtgaaagtatttttttggTCCTCGGGTTCATTGggttcatttcaaattttatgtattgtttgtaaacaaactAACGTGTTTCTCCTGCTTGAAGCTGGGAGTACGTTAATAGTGGGCGTGGCAGTGGTTCTAGTTGCAGAACCGGTTATCTTTTCACTGACGCTGAATGCGCTGCAGAAAACTGGTTCAAGTTAGTCAAAACAGATGAAAACTTTACCGATTCAGTTACTCCCTCCTATCAGCTGACTCCGGTTCCAAGCAGTTTTCAAGGTAACCTTCATTGTTCATTGTTAAACGCGTTTGCTTTGAGCGGTAACATATAGAGGCAGCACTGTCAATAAAATAGCCAATGAGATTTTAATACTCCAATTCCACGGTCGGGGATTGgttcattaaataaaagcgGCTCTCTGATTCGTCGATAACGTTTAAGCTGCCCTCTGATCTAATTTTCCAGTACCCGATTTCAAATTTAGCTAGCAGaaagcaaaaatcaaacagttttttgttttttcattgatttctGACGAAAGAGTCGTGGATCTCAActaatacattattttattaatttatccgCTTGTTTTGAAGTGTTTGTGACGTCAATTCTAACAGAAAGAGTTTTGGTAAGtccataatatttattattttatctaattaCGTAATGATAAAATTACCTTCCTGGTGTACGTGCTCTGATTTTGTTTAGTCTGTGACCTCATACAAGGTTGTGCGTTTAAACATAGAATAAGGAAAATCGTGTTTTCGCGGTTTAATCGTCATTGAAAGCCCTTGCAGTCGAACTTTCGAGATACAAATTGGCTTTTTACTTCCAGATTTGGAAATGAAGTGAAACAACACGACTCGCAGTTGTTGCTTGCTTCTTTACTCATCAGTCTCAAAAATCGTGGCCAGTCAACCACAGCTGCACTTTGCATCTACTCGACTTGCTTGATACTCATCAAATATGACAGAAAAGGTAAAACATcgattagtttaaaatattcatattataatttaagttaacattgaattttttgtttttagaaatcAGCGGTTTTCGACCCGACCTCGACAGGGCTGGAAAGCCAATCTGGACGGCTAAGAAGGAAAATGGAAGAAGCCCCGCTTTTCCCTATCGGtataaatcttttaaaaagtgTCTGAATCCCATCCTAACTTTCTCCTATTTCCCAGGAATACTTGGGCTTATTGGAGCTGTCGGCTACGGCGCCTACAGCTACAGAAACCGGGGCAACATGTCAACCTCGGTGTACCTGATGCAGCTCCGGGTTTCTGCCCAGAGTGCTGTTGTCGTCTGCTTGACTGTCGGAATTGGATACTCGCTGTTCAAGGACTTCATTCTGCCAAAGATGGAAAAGCGTTCCGAAAACTAGGTGCCCAGCACAATGTAGCGGTGTGAGATTTTACTTTCTTCGTTTTGAATTTGTACTCCAGCATTTCATCGGGCGGGTCCCGCGTCGTCAAAATGTAGAACTCGCTTCTAATGAATAAAGTTAAGAAAGTGCATTTAAAAGCGAATATTTggtttgtattatttattctgtttaTCGTCAGCTATTGGAggttgtcaaaattaaattaatggttGTCAACCATGACTCTTCAATTTTCGCACCACTCTAGAAAGAGGCATTTGAAGCACCTTATTGAAggtatgattaattttaaaccatatTTTTGCTGATAAGTCGACCTATTGAAACCGGAATTGGTTTTTCAGGTTTTTCAGCTTTAAGAAAATATGCGAGTTTTGCCGATTTGGCTCTGCTTTTCAAGGAAGAATATTTAAAGATTAGTCAGGTCGACTTTACCCGTAATTTCCACCTTGCACTTTCGGTGCAAGCTGCCAAACTTAACGTTGCCCGAGTTTGTTGTTACTATGTTGACCTGTCACAGTAGTCAGATGCAATTCTATCGTCACCTTTTTCACTTTCCTatcaaactcaaaatttagttgacatttttttactcaatcTGAATGGTTTAGTGTGTACATTGTTGATTTTACTTGATCTCATGCCAAATTTTACCCTCAAACCTGATACTTTAATTAAGGGCTAATTTAAACTCAACTGTTTGATGAAAAACATAAttgtttttgagaaataaaatatgcatatattttaattaaccacCAGGGGATTTGAAACCTTGCAACCTTCAttcatattattaattttctaatggTTTTATctctttatataaaaaattaggtcTTATCCAGCCACGCTacgccagccggcaaattttgagTCACGTGAGCAGCCACCAGCCGCCAGTGAAAAaggatcaaaaattaaaaagggcaggaggaaaaataaatgttgttaAACACTATCAAAGTTCAcgcgttaaaaatattgtcagccgccgCCTTATATCTCGCGGCTGGGACGtcgtgtaaaattaatattattaatatctcATTccagtgatttaatttttccattaagaTATTGCACCTTATAATTATGAAACTGGTCATCAAGACTTTTCCTTTAATTCTTTTGcgggtaaaatttgaattgtatcatcatttttaacatttatttctaaagaaaatattaaatttaagaggaaaatcaaCCTCACTCTAAATAattcacaattaattattattcctgcTTGCCTATTTGAACCATCGCGTCGAGCGACCCTGCAGTGACAGTGACTCCGCAcggaaaacaattattagGCGAGAATGAGATAGTGCATCTCGTCGCACCGCAGAGCCGAGTACACGTACGCGTGGGGGCATGCGCGCACCCTAACCCTTTCGGCTCACGCAGCGGGCGCCGCCGGGCAGCAGTGCACGCCGAACGACCACGACCGTACCATGGaggaggagcagcagcagcagttgctCGCGGACAAGCAGAGCTGCTCGCCGAGCGCGGCCAAGCGCTTCTTCTCCGTCTTCGCCGCGCTCGGCTCCAACCAACTGCTACGCTCGGCTTTGTCGCACCTCGGCCTCTTCAGCACGCTCGTCGTCTACACTGCCCTCGGTGGCTTGGTTAGctacaattttctttcaaaacgtcagtgttttttttttaaatttctggtcAGAAAATGAATAACACAACACTTTTACATTCCCACtagtttaagaaattttttaataattttaccagTGAAGGTGTATCTAGTGCGggttatttgattaaaaaagcatCATAAAAGATCTCATAAAATCTCCAACGTgcctatttttcatttaaaataatattcttaagttcaaaaaatatagtttacgtaattttcagtttgtaaaaataataatgtttgaatatttttactgttgtttattggaaaataaaattttataatttatattttattataataatatactatttaaaaattattttaattaaaattgcatgttttTGCAACATTATAGAACATTAACACATATATTTTTGGCataatcattgattttttttaaataataaattagaccGTTGGGTGtaaacttattaaaatataaataaaatcatactTCAACTGGTTGCACGCAATTAGTCTTAATacagaaatatattatattagaAGAACGATATGAAGTAATATACTATTTAGCAGTACATTTTTATGTGTATTTTTGCTGGTTGGCACACagttattataaatattctttGACGAGTTTTGGGCGTGTTAGAAGAATTCAAGTGTTGCACTAACAGGttataaaattgcatgatgcCAGCTCATTTAATGTTTTCACAGAAAATGGGAGCTCCGAGCAAAAAGTTGactgtctaaatttcacaaccctgttgaataaaaatgtaatacaaTATGCGAATATTTGCTGCTAAAAATACTGTATAAAAAAGGTCTTGAAAGAAgtccattatttaaaatatcacaattttaaatttaagtttattttccttattttccaattaaactCGTAGCCAATATCGGTTTTAAATGATCCTCATAATCagcacaattttcaaatatgatttttgtgaatgtacaagcaatttttaccaatttgtttatttaatttatttattaattcagattttaaaagCCTCTAGCTCTTTACCAATGCATttataacaaacaaaattaaataaattaagttggTGTTCAGAGTTCACATCCACTAAGGGGCATTCAAATGCTAAACTcgttcaaaattcaaaacagaAGTGGAGCAAAACACTAAATAagagaaaagtaaataaacGGAGCCTTTTCTGTGCTGTGCATGTTTGCTTTTAGTGTGAGAGCGAATcaacgtttttttttgttttagaaaaaagaGGTTTATAAATATCTTTGCCTTAATCAAAACCAGGCAATTTCTTTTCATGCGCGGTTAAATTACCTAGAGCCTGGAAAATGAAATCGTGACGCACACTTAGAAAATTACAATGCAAAgctttttcctgattttatcTTCTATTTATGCCGAGCCCACCACACACTCTTTTGTATATGCAACAGAaaatgaaagaataaaaacagaggtggaaaaataaatttatacttcTGCTATGTCGTTATTATAAATTAGGGACCAGGTTGGCGTTAAGGTGAgtaagagaattttaaatccttcactggaaatttttaaaatttacatatcaAGTTAGATATGTACTGCACAATtctgaaaaagaaaagtttatTATTGTCGTTACAATTAGtcaaagagttaaaaaaatcatgctgctgtgtaaatttctgagaaaataaaaaatatattacagaGTTCGCATACCAATCGAGCGGTCTCCATATTTTGAATTCGGCAGAAGGGAAAAttccttcaaaatttccacagTCTTAATGGATAGTGCGTGACGAGAGGTatcaaaatcaagtgaaaaatgatttcattttacgaGTAGTTCAGCAAATTCGATCCTGATATACATTGtagcagataaaattttgctaaactGCACAGACGATagacttaaaaatgaaaaccttGAACTGTTAATCGGtccagattttattattaaaactttactgcttaataaattcaacaattcaaatttcagttgtttCCCTCTGAatcaatccatttttttaaattaaggaacTCTAAACTTCAATTTTGTGTGCCATGTAATTTTGCTTTCATTAGCAGTTGAAGTTGACTGTCAATATTTTGAGAACCATAAAAAACGTTCAATCAATAACGGCAAATTTTACGAGGGTCTCgcatttaatcaattttgagtGCTGCAACTTACGCTCCAATCATATCAATCAAGAAGTGTGTATCATACAGATTTATAAGTTCCTGCGCTTTATTATTCTACAACGaaccttttgaaatttcattccatTTCATGACGATACGGTAttgatttaacaaataaatttccatgatttgccagaaaataaattcacgagAACGGTGAAATCCAGTGTCTCGCCTGCCATGCACGTCGTATTTCaagaaaagctgctgctgctgttcaaAAGCGTCCatctgcatgcaaattttattgttcctcCCCGTTTGGCATGTGCATGTAGCCTAGCTGGATTTATTATTATGGTAGTGTGCTTTTGCTTTCCTGCGCTCTGACCGGCCCGGCGCGGCACACGCACGTCACTTTACATTCTGCTCCGAATGTGCAACTAAGAGCCCAAGTGTTGTTGTACggagtatttttattttttactgccaTTAAACGCCGTGGAGCTGCTTATGAGGCTAAGAGAAAGGCTAAGTAAAGCGCATAAGCATTAAGTTCAAACGTGCTTTCCTATAATTAGCCAATGGGAAACAGGATGAAATTGATTGACGTCGTTAGATGGAAGATTAATAGCTTTTTCCGTTGGGCGGAGCTTTGGTTCCtaatatttaatatgttttaatgGATGTATGCTAATTTGAGTTCATTAATTTCTATCTCTTGGCTCTtctcgaattaaaattaatattttccgtaatttattttgtgatacGTCCGacttgttatttaatttgtgctaAACACAAGACAaatatgtaattattattgagtaactgaatttaaattaattaaggtgTTTCGCGCCTTGGAGCGGCCTGGCGAAGTTACGCGCGTGGCCGAGGCGCAAAACTACCTTTGGGACCAACGGCTGAGCTTCATCTCGTCGGTGGCCAACTTCAACTCATCGTCGGGGCTCAACTTTCCGGACTTCCTGAGACTGCGACTCAGCGCCTACGAGGAGTCGATTTGCGGCGCCGTGCAGCAGGGCGTATTGCACGTGCCGAGACGTGCTCCTGACATCCAGTCCGCCTCCGAGGTTGCCAGCTGGGGCTACCTCCACTCCATTTTCTTCGCCTCCACTGTCCTCACCACGATAGGTCGgtaattgattaaaaacaacaacaaagatTTCATTTCCTTATAAGAGTTTAGTGAAATGTGTTGTTTTACAATGATAGCAATTAGACCAATAAGCAAAATTGTGctaatttttacttgatttaaaatgaaatttaatttcaaaaaggtaTGGCCGGAGGATCTTTACCGCTCGCTCTTTTcacttttttgttgttttctgataaataattcaggCTAAAAATTTGCTGATAGTTGATTTCCTTAGACTTCTGACAAAAGACTTAGTTTTacaatagttaaattttaaaactctcaatctaaatcaatatttacCTAAAAGCAAACAAGTTAAAAAGAGAGTTTAAGTTGTTGgatcaaaatatcaattattataaatcgATGTTGTTGTACAAGCTAGTCTTTTCACTGCTCttatcattaataaaaatcatagttctggcttatatttttgttccaaaaatttttaaatgtcctGCTTAAAATCCTAAATATTTCGTTTGTATCCctataatttattgtaattaatcaatttcttAGGGGAATAGTTTTcgctttaaatttcatttttataaaaatttattgtgcttCATTTTAgagcattttctttttaaataatttcaattaaaaatatatgtttttgcAACGTTAATAGGACGTTAAGACAGAACTTGGGGCAGATGTGTCATTAATCCTTATCGAcgggttttatttaaattaagtggcaaacttcaatgaattttaataaattgtccTGTGTTGGCAGCCATATAAGAATGAAATTCGATTGGATTTAAATCCGCTAAAATAAATCGgccattcaaatatttgaacaaaaaatgccGGATGAaggaataaaatcattttaattaacatttcaatcaaattcgaattcaaatttttattggcatCTAAAACTTTTACCAGTTTCtcctatatttaaaaagttttcgaattcgaatttgatttgatcaataaaattatttttaaaagtagtctgaaaattcagtaaaaaagaaatattttgtttggaaaGAAACACgatcaaaggcaaaaaatgaaaagcaggaacaaacaaaatattaagccATACACTAttggttaataaataaattaacctctaaatatttatttgcataaataaacagaattttaaaaatcctctt
It encodes:
- the LOC135936109 gene encoding HIG1 domain family member 1A, mitochondrial-like; translation: MTEKKSAVFDPTSTGLESQSGRLRRKMEEAPLFPIGILGLIGAVGYGAYSYRNRGNMSTSVYLMQLRVSAQSAVVVCLTVGIGYSLFKDFILPKMEKRSEN